In the genome of Dromiciops gliroides isolate mDroGli1 chromosome 1, mDroGli1.pri, whole genome shotgun sequence, the window tttaaaaagtcaattccATAATTATAAGCTGAAAATACATGACTAGGTAGCAGTCCATTTAAAAAGATATGTTTTCTAAGTATTATAAATTGAATATGAGTCAACAATCCTATATGATAGCCTTGAAAACTAATATGATCTTAGCCTGCATTAAAAGGCACAgcttccagtttaaaaaaaaaagaaaaaaaaaagattgtcccATTATATTCTCGCTCAGACTCCATCTGGAGCATCTGGAGCATTGTCCTCGGTACTGGGAACCACAATTTAGGGGCAACATTCATTAGCTGGAAGCCACATAGAGAAGAGAACAGATAGGCTAGTGAAGGCCTAGAGTTCATGGTTGAGGATTGGCTGAATATACTGATGATTAgcctaaagaagaaaagatttagcaTGAATAAAATATAACTGTTTTCAAGTTGTTTGAAAGACTACCACCTGAGGGTAGAAGTAATATCAATGACTAGAAGttgaaaaaaaggtaaattgaTGGCAATTAATTTTATCAAACaatgaaattctataattctgtgaaatTTTGAAAATTGTCATATGTTCTAATGAAACAATATCTGGAAGGTGCAATATGATAATACCAGTGAttcaaaagatatttttctttgggcattgtgtttttgtaaataaagCTCTCTTAACATTAGTTATTCtaaatcctgaaaaaaaatagctatttgtttttaaagagattGTTATACTCTTTTtacctgaaaataaaatgaacagcaggaaaaataaaaagagattgtATCTTGGGAGATGACACTTTCAAGATATAAAGGATAGCAGACATAATATTAACAGGTGAGAATTTATCTTTCAGCTTCTTCATTGAATTCAGACCAAGAGCACATCTACTGTTTTAATGCAGGTTGATTAAATTCTATTTATCCTTAGAGTATATTTTGCTATTTGGAAATGTAATGTGACTGGGATAGGTTAAATAAGAGATTAGCATTGAACAAACTTTAATGTGAATGTTACTTCtggtaaagggggaaaaattataactaaattTAAATGGGGAATTCAGACAAACATAATTTTCCTAGTCTCAAAAtctgctttcttttaaaattctttattgtCAGAATGATATTGTTTTTTTATTCACCAAGTAAAACaccagaaataaagtgacttgcttggagTCTTAGGGTACTTGAGTTTGGGGTTTAAGGATTAACTTTGTCTCTCATGAATTACAATGAATGATCAGTATGTAGTTGTTTAATCTTTATAATCTATTGAGGCAATCCCTATTCCCAGTAAAAATAGAAACCTTGTTAAAATGGGATAAGGAAATAGCTTCACAATAAAGTCTAATTCAGTGTGCCTCAAACAGCTCTTATGTAAGTGAAATTCCCTTGGAAATCAATTTTAAAGTAATGGAAGTTCAAAGCACTTACCTAATAAATACAAGATGGTTCAGGATGGAGATGTTGTTGGAGGCTATCACCACACTGGGCTAGTTAACTCAGGAGGGGAATACGGCTCTAAGGCCATGGCCACAGACATCTCTGCCAAGGCTAGTTACTGTCAAAGAGACAGCAACTGCTCCAAGGCTTTTGACTGCAGGCTGCCAACCTGACCACATTCCAAACTCTTACAACTGGGAGTTGTTTTTCCTAAGTGGGGCCAATACAGAAAATagagggaggattttttttttttgactgcaCCAGTGATTTCATGGTATATATAATTTTCAGCaaagaaactccttctatcaCATAGAATAGAAAATGTCCTATAGATGGAAGGTAAGGAAATGTACTTTCATATTCTAGTATTAGCACATTCATACCCCTTTTTAGTGAGgtttaatttttgaaataataTACGTATATTTTATTTGTCAATATAaaggaatgtgatagatgagatttggcagatactcaggagcccacctgagtagattactggctgatttgacttgtacttgagagtacttaagaaagcacggttctcagaagctaacaaactttgaacttctggcccagtcaaccaaccagcttgaagaacctcccatttctgggaggggacaggaaggaggaaggagagcctgctcAGGGAGCTCTgtttcttttggttcctgacattGCAGTGGTGGCTGAGGATTTCACAGAGGAGTTTAGGAAAGATAGGACTGCCaagttgtaggaattctgttctcaatctttctcgttcttttactattttcaataaacccttaaaaacctaaattcgtttatcagtgattttagtcagtttctcccaaaactgggggaacagattagaacctacatttagaaatttaaattacacatgtTTAAGATCTGGATCTATATCAcagtatttaaaaatgtttcatctgTGAGAGATCAATTATAAAGGTACCCAAGGTAAGAAaattccttgttttaaaaacaagaCTTTATTTGATACACAATTGCTTTAGGCTTTAACACATAAGCAGActttaataaacaaaataaagttttctAGAAATAAATAGGAGAAAAATCACAAAGATCTCTGGCTATACTAGCTATGTTCACCACAAGTAACATGAACACCTACTGCCACTGACCTCATGAGCACATAGAGACTAGAAGCATTATATATCTCTCTGAAAGTCGTTTTATACCCTTCTAATTTCTCCAATGGCTTTAATGTTCTACCAAAAGCTAATAAGGGATGAACAGAAATAAAactaaatggacattttcctataTAGGAAATAAGCTACTGTGTTAAAAAGAGTTAAGGTTTATCATAGAGACATTAAATGTACACATAATCCAAATGactaattatttttactttaaccAGCAATGCTTTATAAGAGCTGTTGAAAAGGCAATTTCCTGCTTTTTGGATATTCAATAATCATAAATATAAGTCCTATAGTGCTTTAATCTTCCATAAATATTTGCCTTACAATACCCCATTCAGATACATGGAACAAGTAGTATTACACCTATTAAGTGCGATAGAGAACAGACAGTCTGAAAAATTAAGTGAAcagccaaggtcacaaagccaataatgtctgaggcagaatttgaaaacTGGTCTCTTGATTGCAAGGATATCTGCTCCAGTGAGTGTATGAGTACTGTAGACTGAACGATTTATCTGTGGTCTTATTGGTATTTGTGATTCCTTCAAATGTATAGGTCATCATTCTTGCCTTTTTATGTGCAAATCTAGTTCACATGAATCACTTCATTTTCTATTGGCTTTCTACCTAAGATGTTAAGATGTTTCTATGGATCTCTTGGAATCATGGGCACATTAATGTTGCATACAAGCTGTCTATCTGGCATCCTTTAACAGAATTATATGACTGACCCACTTCCATTCCTAGTCCTATAGCAAAATTAAAGAAATCCAGGtacacatctttttttctttttttcagcaaTCAAATTTTAACAAAGCATCACTAGCACTTCTAACATGTCATAAAAATTAAGAAAGGGGTTGCTTTACCccttcatttacttattttttttcagtggagTCGTAGTGGCTTTACTGGGGACAGACAGACTACCCAGGCCTAGGAGTTGGCATTGGGGCCCTTCTTCTTGCCAAAGGTGGGCACCACATTGACAAATCATCTGTTGTACTGCATCCTCCTCTTGGccgccctcctcctcctcctcctcctcctcctcctcctcctcctcctcctcctgctgcttaGCCACCTTGGGAGTCTGACCCCTCACTTTTCCAGCTTGGGCCAGAGAGCCATGGACTTTACCTCCTAGCATTTGACCAGCCACTTCCAGAGTGGACAGCAGCTCCAACCCACACTGCCCCAAGATGGATTCATCCTCCAGCAGGAAGCCAACTAGAAGCAGGACCTGATCCTCAGGGGCAATGCCCTCTAGGGATGCCACATGGGCCTTGATCTGGGTGACGGTCTCCTGCCCGGTCACCTCAAGGTTCTGTAGAGCCTGCGCACAGACAAACAGCTGCATGGTGGCAACTCGGACATGCTAGTCCTGCTTCCACTGCAGCGAAGATGGAGACCAGAAAGCCCCTTCATTTACTTATAAAGCTTTTGGTATTTATCACAAATAATGCCAACTTTTTGCTTTAGCTAtatcattttatattaaaaaaaaacatagcttttCTAAATGTCTGCCTTTGAGGGTCTTTAACATGAAGCAATGTTGTACTTTCTTTGTCAAAAGacccttttaaatatatttcttgatATTATTATGTAGTAtgggaagtttttgttttttaatcaattgctcagtcaataagcatatattaaccTACAGAGAACTGCTATGCTAGCTACTGAAGATACGAGAACAAAAGATGGAACAATCCATACACTTATGAAACTCACTTTCTATTGAAGGAGATAAaaagtacatacacatacacatatgcatacaaacaacaaatataaaaagaataatcaaataTACATAAAATCATTAAATAGAAGGTACTTTGGGTAAGAAAGCTCTATCAGTTGTGGAGATAAAGAAAGACTATATGaagaagatgatgtttaagctgtatcttaaaggaagaaagggattctcTGAGGTAAGGTAAAGACAGACTAGATATCAGGATTGTGAGACATTCAGCACAAAAACACAGATAAGGGAGATGGAGTGTAATGTGCGAAGGATATATAAATGTCTGAGTTGGATCAATCACAGAGTGCAGGCAGGGGAATAATATACAATGATCAATGTGATTATCAGTGTTAATAGTGATGTTATtcttaattttccttaaaattctgGTGTAAATTCAATTTGGAAATGGTGAATAGAGTTTTGGATATATTTGGTTTTCTAGAATTTGTTGATGATTTTATATCAACAGTCAtctattttaataatttcctatATTTTAGTGAAGCATCATCATGTTTTTCAGAACATTACTTAAAGCCCTAAATGATGCACCAACATCATCACTAGATGGCAAGGTACTATATTTGTAAAagtaatggaaataaaaattaattttaattactaCACTTGCAACTCCCCAAAAAGAGTGACTTAGCATCGTATATCCATTCTTTATCAAAAATATAACCATTTTAAGAGTCACTATTCTCCAAATAGAAAATTATGAGTAAGGGCAATTAAACATTCCAGAGAAAGTATACTCCTTTAACACGATTAGCAATCAACAAGTCTTCATTTAGTGCCTATTATACACCAGTCACTTTGGTAggtgctggagaaagaaacacaaagaattAAACAATTCTTAAGTACATTTTATTTGGGGAGACAATAAGCACATGCATAAAGcatgcatataaaataaaaaacatgaatATTTGCAAATTAGTTAAAAACTGGTAAAGTGAGAGGTGAGATAAGAAGATAACAGGAAAATAAGGAGGTCCCATCAAACtggtctcagttttttcagtaATGTAAGAAGCTAGATCCTCTAGTGACAGGATAGGAGGAATAGAAGGCATAAGAGGTTTTCACAGCAAAGGAAAGTTTGAATAATTTCTCTGAGAGATAAAACAGGAAATTAATTGCATTGTGGGGTGGGGCCGAAAGAACTGTTTTGCTGCACTGAGGGCCCAGGTCAGGTTGTATAACATGAATTTATAATGTATCCAATCAGTAGTTGTCAAATTTCCTCTAGCCAAATTCAGTAAATCATGCATAGGAATGGCAGATGGTGAGAGGCATCCAAGGCTGAGAATTTAACAAGAAATAAGCAATGAAAGGACAAGGGGCAAGGCATTTGAGGGTAGAGGATATcatagatttgaaatcaggaactcGGGTTCTGATTAGAGAATTAGGGATATAAAGTCAGAGCAAGAGCAGGGCTCAAGGAAAGTACTGACTAATCCTATGTGTGGTTGAGGTGGATGCAGACGTTGGGATTTAAGGATAATGAGGAACTTTGACATTAGGGAATCTGAAGGAATATTATGTGGATATTAAGGTATCTTATCGAAAGATGTTTCATGGATATGAAAATATCTTCTCAtaagggaaggagttggggagaagaggaagataatAAGCCAGatgctgaactccttgagaaaggagtAAGAATGACCTCTGGGGCATTTGTGAACTACAGTTACTATAATTTGGATTTGGTAGAAAATTTTGATTGACTAGAATATAATGAAGGAAAAGTAGCTAAGGTAGAGAGGTAAAGAGGGATTCTGGAAGTGATAATAGAGAGCAAAGAATATTCTGATGCCTGCTTGAAGCAAGTCTGTTTGTGAGTGGCAGAAAAGGTGGCAGTGAGAGAAATTATAGCCAATGCTGGGCAAGATAGTTGGAGATTGCAATAAACCTTCATAATACACCCATCACATTGGGATCAGCATTACATTCAATTAAGAATTTAGTGCTATAGAATTTATagaattttctttccttgaaatcATTTCCTGTATGGCTGTATTCCCTTGTAATTCTCAATAATGCCTCCCAGAAAACCCAATGCCTTGTAAGATAGAATCAACCTTGGTACTCTTACTCATCAATACTCTGTGATCCTTCTACCCTTCTGATTGAAGAGCAAAGCAAATATTCTCCAGGCTCTGTCCATAGAGGAGTTAATTTCTATAATCACTTTCCAGCCATGCCAGAACTACTAGCTATATTCCTGGATTTAGCCCTGTATCCCTCTCCTTTAGGCATTCACAGAGGTTATGCATCATGCCTATCATGCCCTCCATCTTCACTTCTACCTATTAgtaatccattttttttcctttaaagcccAGTTAAGGTGGCCCTTTTATTATGAATTCTTGACTCATCTCCTCCACTGAAAGTTGTCTTcttcaaattttcagatgatatcTTGTCTGTCTCTTTGCTTTACTCCTTTCACATTACACCTCATGTTTTACTTATCTCTGTAGATCCCATTTCCTCCCTGCAAATGACAgactccttgagggtaaagactgtattctttcctctttctatcttCAGTACCTGGCACACCCTTTCCATTTAGCAGATGCTGAATCAATACTTGTGGAAATGGATTTAATGAGGATACCATGTTAGCATCTTTATGTATAGTATGGATGATGTAATTCAAAATAAGATAAGGTTTCTGAATATTGGACACACTGTGTTAAATAGgactttagtttttttcttttttttcagtgtatGATTCAGCtggggttttggggaaaaaaaagcttccCCCGTGGATACTAGAGCTAAAGAATTGCATGGACATCAGGGTCATTGACAAGGTGAAGTGAGGGACACGGGAGAGGAAAAAAGTGGGGGAGGGTGTTAGTCAGAGTCTGTTACCAGGAACAGCACCAAGGCAAGTGAAATTAGAATTTAACTAAtcaattttgatttttcattAAACTTGTTAAAGTAAATTTTGCCCATGTGAGGGGGGATGGTGCATTCAGCAGGAAGAATCTGATCATAGTGCCATGTTCAGCCAAAAACTAATAAGATGGTCCTATAAAATGCCCTTCAACTTTCTGGGTCTTGTTTTCTCACCTGAAAATAAGGGGATTTGATTAAATGAtctataatttctcttttatctcaATTACCTGTTATGAATTTCCCTATatataagaggcagctaggtggtaaaataaataaaagaatttgaagtcagaaagaccttagttcataTATAGATAAAAACATTTACTGGCATCTCACTTGACCTTTGTCtgcatcaatttcttcatctataaagtggggagaATAGCAATACATTAatcacagaattattgtgagaatctaatgatatattatttataaagcattttcttaGTCTTTTAGTACTATATGagcacattattattattattattattattattattattattattatattatcacattttagtAACAGCAAAACTTTTAGATTTTTAGAAAAACTCCAAAGGTACAAAGGGTTTGCTATAGCctactttatgaaaaaaaaaaaaaaaaaccaaccacacaACTCTGTAAGCCCTGAGAATCTACAAAGAAACTCCTCTTCCCTTGAAAACTTTCAAAAGCTCTTTGAATTATGACCTCACAGCTCAGGAAGCTTCTTTCTCTATACAGTTAGATGCAAGAAAAACTAGCCAATTCTGAAAGGAGCCAGGAGCCAGATTGTTTTCCCCAtactgtctgtctctcctctgccATTACCAAAAAAACCTCAGCTATTCTTagtacatttttagaaagaaaaaaaaaacaaggaggaAAGGGATTTTGAGGAGTgtagggtgtggggagggagagaaaaaggagactgTGACAGAGGTAGAACAGATTACGTAAAATTGAATACTGTATATCTCAATCCCTGAATATAAAGGGAATAACTGAAATGTAGTTCAAGTAACACTACATTTGGATTCTTGTTTAAAGTTTGGGGGTGacttttgacaagtcacttaaattctctagtCAAAGCTAAGTTGAGGTGTTTTCCAGGGGGTATTTGAAAATTGTAAACCTATGCATTATTAACTATTGGAGGAACATGtgccattttatttataattttcaaaaaagtgggggggtggcagttaggtggcacagtggatagagtactggtcctgaagttggggcgacctaagttcaaatctcacctcagacacttactagctatgtgaccctgggcaagtcacttaactctaattgccttaaacattcagggctatctccagttgtccttgtgtgtaccttgccactggacccagatgactttggaggagagagtaaggttggtgaccttgcacagccctccctcacttaaatctaattcagtgcaaatcatgtctgagaatgaaagacaaacaacaataaaaaaataccCATGTACAGGGCCagaagtcacaatgttttaataactttttgaaaattattttcaccatttataagatttgattttttatacataatatgaattaatttcctataatactgtatatgatgctatggtattaaaaattaaaaacaaaaaattaaggagttttaaaatattgaaaccccttaaTGATTTTTGGCCTACCTTGTAGTATTAGAAAATATACCCATAtagtatgattaaaaaagaacttTCTGGCATTAAAATATGTGGCTTTACAAAAGGAATAGTATAAAGTTTACCTTACTGTCCTCCTTTTCATGTTACACAAGAGGCTTCTTTGCTCATTACATGTCTACTCTGTTTCCATATCTCAATTTCCTTACGCAACTCTAAGAGTGTCTGTTTCAGAACCAATGTGGGCTTACACTGGTAGGGGAATTCCAATCAAAATGTAATCTTATGcatatgaaatatttaataaagggtTATTGGATGAATGTGGGGTTGAATCAGATGATTCCTAATTTCTCTTCTAGATCTCTGCTTCTATCAAAACGTAGTAATTGCATatgataaaatttaatataattatgcttggtagaatcatagatttagaggcagaagagaCCTGACAAGTTATCCAGTTCATtacccttaattttatagaagaaatgTGTGGTACACAGAAGTGACTTGTCTCGACTAGGCCAGAGacgtgctgataaatgtttaagaacCTGCTCACCTGCCCAAAAAATGTACACATGCCACACTTTTAAGTTTTGCATTGCTAAAATTTTCTTCACCACTTTCTTAAGTACATATGATTAACAAAGCAatgaatcaagccctgatttgtaacataTGCCATTTTCCAAGCTTTCAGGTTTCACAGTGAAAATTTGACATTTGACTCTTTGACAAGTAAGTGCTGGTTGCAGCAAACCTGTGGCCCAGAATCACAAAACTGCtaagtggaaaaattgggatttgaatccaggtcttttcagtCTATATCCATTGTTCTTTGTCTTATATTTCAAAATAGTGCCACCTGATCCCTCAGTTTTAGTGCTCTCTTTTTCTTGAAATTGGtattatttatctgtgtacatgttatattCTTACCAAATAGAATGCAAATATCTTAAGGACAAGTGCTATTTGTTGTTGTCTTTGAATCCCTGATGCACCATGGTGTAAGGGATAAAGAAAAATCttaatctcacctctgacacatcaCTGACAGTCTgaatctgggaaagtcactaaacatcTCAGGGGCCCTaccaactttctaagactatacattTCAGAGAATGTACTTACATTGTTTAAAGGAATTCCTTTTCAGAAGATCCCTAAAACATTGAAATAACAGGTTTAGCACTATCCTTGTTATTTCTTTGCCTCAaatatagtatgtacttaataaacatttgttgaattggatgAGGTCCTAATTTAACTATAGAGTTGTCATAAAAGCCCAAATTAAGGTGGTTCTTCAGACATCTTTTTCAGTCACC includes:
- the LOC122729738 gene encoding ubiquitin-like protein FUBI; this encodes MQLFVCAQALQNLEVTGQETVTQIKAHVASLEGIAPEDQVLLLVGFLLEDESILGQCGLELLSTLEVAGQMLGGKVHGSLAQAGKVRGQTPKVAKQRRRRRRAAKRRMQYNR